The following are encoded together in the Saliniramus fredricksonii genome:
- a CDS encoding DUF2059 domain-containing protein, whose product MKRPSSALAVFGLVFALAFGAFAGAANAQEEVSESHLQAARDLVTNAGLTDSFDGMVPRVTNSVAGRFVNRGMPSDMIREVIDDLQPELDLQRRVILNRAARIMANRFTEEEIGEINAFFETPAGAKFVDQQPGFVDDVLTTTGEWTEELVEYVEVRMQAELSRRGAESAAEEETSGATE is encoded by the coding sequence TTTCGGCCTCGTCTTTGCGCTCGCTTTCGGCGCATTCGCCGGCGCGGCCAATGCCCAGGAAGAGGTCAGCGAGAGCCATCTGCAGGCTGCGCGTGATCTCGTCACCAATGCCGGGCTGACCGATTCCTTCGACGGGATGGTGCCACGCGTCACGAACTCCGTGGCCGGGCGCTTCGTCAATCGCGGCATGCCCAGCGACATGATCCGCGAGGTGATCGACGACCTTCAGCCCGAGCTCGATCTGCAGCGGCGTGTCATCCTGAACCGGGCCGCGCGGATCATGGCGAATCGCTTCACCGAAGAAGAGATCGGCGAGATCAACGCGTTCTTCGAGACCCCGGCCGGGGCGAAGTTCGTCGATCAGCAGCCGGGCTTCGTCGATGACGTCCTCACGACCACCGGTGAGTGGACCGAGGAGCTCGTGGAATATGTCGAAGTGCGCATGCAGGCGGAGCTGTCGCGCCGTGGCGCCGAGAGCGCTGCGGAAGAAGAAACGTCCGGTGCGACCGAGTAA